GGTCTTTGTGAGGGTTTCCAAAGCAACAAGGAATTAAGTGGTTTGTAAAGCGGAGAGGAGGAatgaggagcaggctggggcttCCCGAAAGGCGGCTGAAGATGCTGATGAAAATCAGATCAACTCGGCTCTATTTTCTTGGAAACTTGATCTATTTTTCTTGTACAACTGTCAGCTTGACTCCTGTATTCCAAGTGCTTGGCCACTGCCAGCTCCACGTTTCAGCGCTGGGATTAGCGTGGCCCCGGTCAGACTCACTTTCCCCGGCTCGTGCCgggtgctgtgggaagggagtGGAGCTTTTGGGAGTGGCAGTGCGTGTCCTCTGGGGTGGCCCTGGTCAGGGACACGGGCCAGAGACCCCTGGGATGGGCACCAGGCCACTGtcccctgccccagagctgtccctcagCCCCCAGACTCACACCATGAATTGCCCAGTGCACCCCACAGGGGGCCTGTAGCCAaaagtgctttttcttccaaaacaagCTGAGGAGAGTCTGGTGCCAAGGCGAGGGCTGCAAGGAGCCCAGGAGATTTATCGCTGAGGAAATACTTTCTCCAGCGAGGGCTGACGGCCGCAGCAGGAACAATGGGAGATTCGCAACGTGAACAAAGCTGATTTCGTTCTTCTTTTTATCAATGCTTTTTCCTTGCGGATCCTCCCTTCCTGGAAGTGGGAGATGCAGCTTCCCCCGCGCGCCGGCCGTGTAATCAGCAGGAATGGCCATATCCTGGCTGGGAAGCGAGCTGTGAAACGCTGTCGCCCGCAGTGATTTATGAGCCCGTGGCAGCGGCCAGCGGCGGGGCTGGCCCGGGGACAAGGTGCCAGGGCGCGTGCAATATCCACGTATTCTTTCTGCTCCTCGCCGGGTCCCCGGGGAGCCGCCGGAGGAAGTTAATGGATTAGACACACACGTTCcacttgatttttattttttattgccGTGTCTTTCCAAATGCCTTTAGCAGATGTACGAGCACAATGGAGTCGGGCGATGAGCATCCCGgccgggcgggcagcggggcAGCAGCCGGGCTGGAAAGGTCAATGGGGAGAGTGCTTGcgaggggacaccgggacagCCTGTCCTGGCGGGTACCGTCCTGCCCCACCGGGGCCGTGCTCCTGCTGCGGAGAGCGGGGATGAGGGCACTGCAACTCCTCCGCAGCCGGTGCTGACCAACAGCCTGAGACCAGCAGCCCCTCGCCCGCAGGGCCATGGCCACGGTGGAGGCAGCCGGTGCCTGGAGCCGGGATGTCCTTCCCTGGGGGCTCACGCCTGTGGAAGAGGATCATTCCACCACCAGGCTCACACTTCTGCCACATTATGCAATCTTTACCCGATACTGGgaatatgaaataattattcCAAGTGATCAGATTTTAATTATGCAACACAGAGGATGATTATTGTACACCAAATTGGTGCCGAGTGCTTAGTTATGTATATGCCAAATTTAGTCTATACTATTATACCCAGTGGGTGGCCGTAGACAATCAGGAAGTAATTAGTTTTGCTGGAGGTTGTTCGCCTGCCTGGTTCGCTGTGCTGTCTGGGGAGCGTCTTGCTGCGCTCCGTGAATACCGCGGGCTCCGAGTTCAATACCGTCTTTTTGTGACAAGCTAATAAGCTGTCTGCATGGCGGCCTGTAATTAGCGCTGTCGATATTCATTTGGAAACGGAGACCGCGCTGAGCGGCTCCGCCGACGGCGCTTCCCTTTGTCGCGGCTCTGGGCTGGTCCCCCCGCACCGCCCGGGAGGGcgatggggatggggatggatggagatggggatgcGGATGCGGTCGGGGGCCGGAGGCACTCGCGGCACCCTCGGGTCCCCACTGAGGACAGCACCGGCCATGAGGGTGCTGAGCCCCGGAGATCAACACCTGCCCCTCACTCACTCCTGTGTCACCCCGGCCCTGTCctccaggagggagctgccaCTGGCCCCAGGTGTgggatgtccccagggctctgtcctaGAAGGCTGAGGTGGTGTGGGGTGTCAAGGGGGGTGGGGACGTGGAGGGGGCTTGgccaccccctccccagagTCGTGGGCACTCGGGGAGCCCTGAGCATCACTGGGGTGTGCTGAGGTGCTGCATGTTTGCACCTTTCCAGGCAGCCTGGTCCTGTGGGATCTGGGCTTTTCTGCAGAGGTCTCACATGCAGAATTCCTGAAGGGCCTGGGGCTACATGAGCTGGGAGATCACTGGAGCATCATTCCCCTGAGTAGTGTTTGCAGCTGGTCAGTGTTGTGGAGACACGAGGAACCGTCCACTTCTGTTGGAATGGTCTGGATCTGCTGGGTGGGAATTGTCTGAAGTATGGAGCAACTTTTACCTCTGTTACACAAAGGAaactttcctcctctttctgtCGGAGATGCTCACTCCATTGAGATGATTGGCATACTGGAGAGCTGAGAAACTAAATTGTTTATACACTAATGAATAGAAGCTTGATTGCAAGATCCTGTTTGGAAAATTATAGTGCTGAATTGAAGCCGTACAATTACATCCAAAATGCTGCATATTCATTTCATCTGCTTTGCATAGAGATTAACAAGCGAGCCCTAAAGCAGACTCTGAAATTAAAGCTAACACCAGATTTAGTCACAGGTTACAAACTAAATGGCATTGTTTGATGGATATGAATCTTTACCACCTGCCTGCCTGATGATTGCTAGCAGCTTAGaagacagcaaaggaaaaagtttCTTCCCATGAAGGAAGCATAATAAGGCTCTGGGCTAGAagtgccccctccccaggcaggcagcccCCTGGCAGATGTCTGCAGTGggcctggggaaggggctccctgctccccactcTGCCATGGTGAGGCTGCACCCACTccatggagggagggagaggtaGCCCTGAGACCCCACAGAGGTTCTGGGTGCTGGGTCCCTCCATTTGGGCCTCCCGTCCTGCACGGAGGAACAATCTCACAGGGTCCTTGTCCCTTCTGGGTTTCTGTGCTGAATTGTCCCTGGATTTCCTTCCTCACCTTGCAAGGGTCAGGAgtctgcagagggcaggggtCTCTTGCCCAttctggctgcaggcagcccttgGGATCCCAGTGCTCTGGCATGCCACTGGTCCCATCCCATCCGGCTTTGCAATCTGCATTCTCCCACCCTCTATCCTCTTGCTGTGGCCAGGATTTATTTCAGCAGTATAAATGGGACAGGAAAGAGCAAAAGGAGTGTGTGGGAAGCAGGGCCCTGCCTGGTGGTGCCCatcctggcaggggctgctcagggagcagctcaggggctCAGCAGTCATTCTCAGCAGGAATCTTTCCTCTTTGGGAATACCTGGGAGTTCCCAGTCCACCCCACAGGCTCAGGACCCCCTGTGCATGGGCCCCACGGGGCAGAGACACAGCACTGGCTCTgcaaatctgtttatttttttctttaaaagtccATTACCAAACCGCAGTGTCCTATGGAGGGGCTGAGCTGTCACTACCACACTACAGGACAGCCCAGCCAAGCTTTACAACCCCCAGCCCAgtccccagccctctcctggcTCTCACTGCCATGGCTGGCTCTGGGTGAATGTCCTGTCACCCCCTTCTCCCTGTAGGAGCAGCATCATGTCAGGGACAGGCAGCACGGCTGCTCCAAGTCTCCATTTCTGCTTGACACTTCCCAACTCAACTCTCTGACACTTCCCAACACCCTCTGACAAACAACCAAGGTGGATGAGAATCACCCCACTTCTTCCTTAAACCTTAACTCCTCCCAGGACACTCACATTTCTGAGACCAAACCACACCGTGACACCCTAAAATCAGCACAAggagcagcctcctgcctgcagccaccagcagctcgGGGGACACGGGAGGGTTCTCTGCCCTGACCCCAAGACATGGGGTGCACCCTTCCTTAGGGGGTCACCCCCCTGCTGCAGGCTTCCAtggccagccctgcacccaTCAGTGGCCTCAGAGGGGGTGGCCCAACCCATGTGGGCAGTGGGTGCTGGGGAGTGGGAAAAGGCACCTATGGAGGCAGTGGTGGCTTCACTGCATGGGGACACATTGGtggggctgctgtccccaaagcagggctgggcacagcgTGGAGCTGGTGGacactggcagctctggagagaccCAGTGTGGTGGCAGTCTGGGACATaccctggggagctgggcaggggagtggcaccatggctgtgctgtgtggccctgctcaggctgcCATGGGTGGGAAGTGATGAACAGAACAGCCTCTCGTCCTACAGCGCTGTGccgtgccctgcccagggcttcCACcatgcagctccctgggaattctctgctgtgagcatccctggctctgtgagcagggacaggatggCAGTGTGACAGCAGTGTGAGCTGGTGCTGactgaggcagggctggccagTCCCATCCTGTGGGGTGGCCTCTAGGTGGTGGGGGAAGCCATTCTGTGGGACAGGAAAGGGACCTGTCTCGTcgccagggcacagggacccccagtcccagctcagggttgtggatggagctgctgggcctgCCAGCCACCAGCTACCACCTACTGTGGCCCCACTAGGAGGGGACTCTGCTGGGCCCCACGGCAGTGTCCAGCTCATCTTCGGAGAAGCTGATGTGCAAGCAGGTGTCATCTGCAGGGGAGAAGGGCAGTGAGCTGTCcgtggggctgcccagggccacTAACTCCTTGGCCAGGGTCTCGCTGGCTGTTGGGTCATGGATGCTGGCCAAGGGGGACATTGGCCCACTCTCTCCGGTCCTGTCCTTGCCCAGAGTGCGCTGGCAGGCCCCGGCAGGGCCGGGCTCCgtgctggaggcagcactcCGTGCAGGAGTCCTTGCCTCAGGGTCCAAGAGGGtgagggagctggcagtgaTGCTGGTGAGGCTGGAGATGCTGGCACTGGGTAGGCTCAGGTGGGCAGTGCTCTCAGGCTTCACCTCCACTTCCAGGCTTGGGGAAGTCTTGCTTGACCTTTTGCGTAGGATGGGTGGTGGCGGGTTGAGCTTGGGAATGGGCGGCTGTCGCCTGcggagggaaagcagagagaggaggtGATGGGCAAGTACATCCCTGCAGCACTCAGggtgttcctgctgcagctggcaggacacacaggTGGCACACTCTACCTGTCCTCATCCCCTCTGGCAGTGTCCTCTGCCTTCTGCCGGCTGCTCCCGTTGGGCAGAGCGAAGTCGCCGACCTCGGAGCCCTCCACGCGCCGGCTGAGCCCATCCTGCCCCTCCAGACACTCGTCCCCCTCCTTGCTGCTGTAGCAGTGGCTGCCCCTGTCCAGGCTGACGAGGTTGAGGTAGGAGTCCCTGGGGCCCAGGGAAGGCAGCGAGCCGGGGGCCACCGGGCTGCCCAGGATGCTGGCAGGGGTGGAGGTGGACGGCAGGTGGACATCCAGGCTGTAGTGGTTCTTCAGGTTCAGGGAGAGGGACTGGGCCAGGGACAGGTTTTGCAAGGAGTGGTCAACTGTGAGAGATGGACAAGGGGCATGTGAAAACTGGGCAtctccaaagcagctgctcccctgcactGTGAGGGGTGCAGAAATGCCCCAGAcacccagagcctgctgggaTGGTACTGGGAGCACTCCAGTTGTTTCCTGTGACTGAAGGAATGCAGTGATTgtccagagggatggagctgggttCATGCCAGCACCTAAACAACCCCAGTGAGTGTGTCACTGTCCTCACCCGATTGCCGATGCTCATCCCGGTGCTCCTCCCGGGCCTCCAGCACTGTGAGCTGCCGCACCAGCAGCGAGACGTGCTGCAGCAGGTCGCGGTTGGTCAGCAGGAGCTGCCGCACCCGGGCCTGCGCCTCGATCCGCGCCGCTGTCTCGGCCGCCAGTTggtccttcagcagctgcacctGCAAGATGGGACGGGGAGATGCGAACAGGGTCGTGCGGACGGGATGATTCGGACAGATGCGGGACCGGGCGATGCGGGAGGAGCATCCCCGGGAGCGCCCGGTACCGGCGgcgccacagcgccccctgccggccccgccgcgccaCCCCCGAACGGTCCCCCCGAGCCGGCCCAGCCGCGGGCGGGGATGCGGCGGCatcccggggctgggggggggggggggtgtcctgctgtccccccgGTAACGAGAAACGCGCAGGGGATGTGCCCAGATGGGAGGCACCGGACTCCCCTCTCTGATGCTGGATTGGGGGTGGGATGGTTTCCAAAAACGAGATGAGATGGGGTGAAACGAGAGTTGGGGGCTCTACCGGGCCCTGCAAcactcccagagcagcctggggctgtgtgagcaGCCAGCTCCGCGTCTGggggagctcagctgtgctgcaagCGATGCCGCACGTGGCGCTAAAAGCAATGCTGCGAGCTGGGCTGCAAGCGATGCTGCGAACGC
The Serinus canaria isolate serCan28SL12 chromosome 17, serCan2020, whole genome shotgun sequence DNA segment above includes these coding regions:
- the LOC103819109 gene encoding carboxyl-terminal PDZ ligand of neuronal nitric oxide synthase protein-like, with protein sequence MPVKNRYNLVDDGCDSRVPLHNEEAFQHGIHFQAKYIGSLDVPRPNSRVEIVAAMRRIRYEFKAKNIKKKKVSIIVSVDGVKVILRKKQKRKEWTWDESKMVVMHDPVYRIFYVSHDSQDLKIFSYIARDGANNSFRCNVFKSKKKSQAMRVVRTVGQAFEVCHKLSLQHALQNADGQADGASDKSAEEQPLEVHQIKGSKITDVDEVGIDTGGICVSERGPRELSGARGDLGILKPGQASKEKNGQDAENCSLHLASSQQLLSPSSPCSSASITPLASQHCLQLLQQQLLQQQQQTQVAVAQVQLLKDQLAAETAARIEAQARVRQLLLTNRDLLQHVSLLVRQLTVLEAREEHRDEHRQSVDHSLQNLSLAQSLSLNLKNHYSLDVHLPSTSTPASILGSPVAPGSLPSLGPRDSYLNLVSLDRGSHCYSSKEGDECLEGQDGLSRRVEGSEVGDFALPNGSSRQKAEDTARGDEDRRQPPIPKLNPPPPILRKRSSKTSPSLEVEVKPESTAHLSLPSASISSLTSITASSLTLLDPEARTPARSAASSTEPGPAGACQRTLGKDRTGESGPMSPLASIHDPTASETLAKELVALGSPTDSSLPFSPADDTCLHISFSEDELDTAVGPSRVPS